DNA sequence from the Drosophila sechellia strain sech25 chromosome 3L, ASM438219v1, whole genome shotgun sequence genome:
GGCACTCATTGGTTCCACGGCAAATCCGGTGAGTAGTTGATTTGATTATTTAGATTGTTTTCTAAATTGTAATTTATGCCTTTCAGTTGGTTCTTAACTACCTGAAGCACTCACTGTGCGCCCATCTCGTTTCTCACGCTGCTGTCCTTCGGTGCATTGCTAAATATGACAAATTGGAGCGCGTATATTGCATTACAGCGCTACTTGAATTCCTGGCCAGCATCGTGAATGGCGTTACCTGCCGGTAAGTCCTTTTAGTTTTATATGTCTTTAAAAATCAGGAGTAAACATAATTGTTCATTCCTATTTCCAGAATAAAATCTGAGGAAGCGGTTTTACCGAGTTCCGTCGTCCACTTGGTGTACTGGCTGCTTCAAATCTTCGCCAGAACTGTGCAGCACTATGAACTGTATGGCGAGATTAGCGCTGAGCAATCATACATGCTGGACCAGACCTGCGTGGTGATAGATCGGCTTAGCCAGCAGCAGTTTCTGCTGTCTATGCTGTACGTGGGCTGTCACGAAGAGCTCGATATATGTGGACGGATTCGGGATAAGTACGCTACCATCAAGGGATCGTTGACGAACTCAAACTTTACGCTAAACGCACCACAAGTGGAGCAGCAATTGCAGCAGTTGGCCTTTATAGAAGCCAAGCATCTTGAAATGCAGACACTTAATCCGCCGCCAACACTCGAGAAGATCTCGTGCTGCGTGCAACCCTTACTGGCGGTGGAAGTGCTGCTCAATCCATGCAAGGACACCAGCTACTACGTGGCTGAGTTGCAGATGCTGCAACGATTAAAGAAATACTCCAATACACGCCTCTTCTACGAAATCATCCGTGCTGGATTCCTCACTCTGAGCAATGTTGCGGATACAAGTCCTGACACTATGTGGGGTGCCTTTATGTTCTTTAAAATGCCGCACATCATTAAGCAATTGCACGCCCTGCAACGCATTCCCGGGGAGCAACCACCACCGGCCGATTACATACCCGAGTTGGTGGAGGCTTTGGAACTGCTCATCGAGGACAATCTGCTGCTGGACTTCATGGATACCAAGTGCTCGTGCAATATGATCGAGTTCCTTTTGAATGACTGGACCAAGCAACAACTAGTCAATGATGTCCACGTGAAGAAGTTCGCCAGTCAAAGGTTAGTCGAGAGATCATGCATTTTGTACACCCATCTTAATTATGTAATTTAAAACGAACTCTTCCAGGGAAGCCGCCTCTCAATTACTCAAAAAATGCGACAATGGCCAACAGACACCCTCCAATATAAACTTCATCAAGCGCGCAGAGGTTCCGCTTTCCGGAGTACTAAAGACGCTGTGCACTAACAAGGTGCAGGACATGGTGAATGTCCTTTGCCAGGTGCCGGTGGGCAACAGCTTCGAGTTGATTCTTTCAGTGGCTACCGTCGAGGGGCGCCTCAAGACATTCGTATCGCGACTGATCCAATGCAATGAGAACTCCAAGCCGGTGCCGGGCGAGCTGGGCAAGCTGTGCGTCATCCGGTCCACGCTGTTTGATGTTTCCTTCCTAATGCTGACTAGCATTGTGCAGACCTATGGATCCGATGTACGCAAAACCCCCTAATAACTTTATTATTACGCtgcaattttaatgaattcttatttatttcagGTGGTCTTATCTGAGCGTGGTGACTCATTTTTTGAGAAATGGGTGCGTGAGTGCATGGTGGAAAGAAATAAGCTTAAGAATCCGCGTCAAATTCTCGCCCTCTGTGATGACAGTATTGTCGACGAGCTATTGCTTAGCTTCAGTAAACCAGAGGCAGCACAACTGAAGGCAAACAACTTAAGTTGGCAGGAGACTTGCCTTAATCTGCCCGGAGTGCTTCATCATGTGCTAATAGCTTGGGAGCAGGAAACGCTATCCTCGGCGGACGTTAAAAGTATTCTGGACAATATTAAGAGAAGACTTTTCAGCTTTTCCGTTTGCGCCACTAGTTTTCTGTGCGCCTACATGTATTCGGTGAAGGAAACGGAACTTCTGAAACCACTAAACATGATTCAGCAGTTTCTGGCTCCGTTGACCAGCGAAGAGCTTTCCAGCCAGGAAAACGCCAAGGAGCGACTAGCTCTGTCCTATCAGATTATCAGAAA
Encoded proteins:
- the LOC6604832 gene encoding mediator of RNA polymerase II transcription subunit 24; this encodes MKENNKILQLIYVAWRERWTDSQWGINIKKVLPRGVSGDVYNLADCLMQQALIGSTANPLVLNYLKHSLCAHLVSHAAVLRCIAKYDKLERVYCITALLEFLASIVNGVTCRIKSEEAVLPSSVVHLVYWLLQIFARTVQHYELYGEISAEQSYMLDQTCVVIDRLSQQQFLLSMLYVGCHEELDICGRIRDKYATIKGSLTNSNFTLNAPQVEQQLQQLAFIEAKHLEMQTLNPPPTLEKISCCVQPLLAVEVLLNPCKDTSYYVAELQMLQRLKKYSNTRLFYEIIRAGFLTLSNVADTSPDTMWGAFMFFKMPHIIKQLHALQRIPGEQPPPADYIPELVEALELLIEDNLLLDFMDTKCSCNMIEFLLNDWTKQQLVNDVHVKKFASQREAASQLLKKCDNGQQTPSNINFIKRAEVPLSGVLKTLCTNKVQDMVNVLCQVPVGNSFELILSVATVEGRLKTFVSRLIQCNENSKPVPGELGKLCVIRSTLFDVSFLMLTSIVQTYGSDVVLSERGDSFFEKWVRECMVERNKLKNPRQILALCDDSIVDELLLSFSKPEAAQLKANNLSWQETCLNLPGVLHHVLIAWEQETLSSADVKSILDNIKRRLFSFSVCATSFLCAYMYSVKETELLKPLNMIQQFLAPLTSEELSSQENAKERLALSYQIIRKMQHDVHPAPSTKSRLMSHSPLVEQFREVWRTVVDAGHLPVRAAQSLESLLLAGGAAWLTTQLVEQLLACKYTRDMSRTMDVVFAVMHLDIEKTTEALLQYVVAPLILRRQGEDINEPQSLVLARLCVYCIISCLESRKGNGTSALTAMKKRSRSHDEEELAANAAKVRKVIGDGSDNSSDFTDTTTGAGLAALLGSTSTSELRTTPLTLREPLQTSVQHIFAVFLQFVSGDELSPKAVFVYQFISLLVECGGERVAPVLRLLPNGLVQQLLKVLVTDDIKVGLISRLYDLRIQAGRLSAVSDLCLWRNMQMARHSIHL